The genomic interval CATCGATTTCCCCGGTTTCAAAGAGCACCTGTGGATATTTCCTGAAGACCTCCTTATATATTATCTTTCTCTCCTATGGCAAAGCTGATTTGAAACTGAAAGATTGTTTTATTTCTGCTCTACTACGTGTCACTTCATTCAACCAAACAATACAGTATTTCTACCCAAGTTTCAAGGGCTGTTTACATTATAGAGCTGTATAATGATgactttttaaaattataaataaaTGAATGACACCTCCTAAAGAAACAGTGTGTTTGGTAAAATATGAATTCCAAAGAATGGGGACCAAGACTGACCTCTTTCTGGGTGAGAAGATCTGTGTTTACCATCTTGGCTTGGATGGGGACCAGAGTGAGAGGCTCAAACGTCAAACTGCCCTTGTTCCTGTAGTTGTACTGAGGACACGGTCACATGGTCTTCACTAGTCTTCACACTTAATTTTACACGTAGTCAGTCAATCTGTCTCCATAAACATCAATACTCATTCTTCACTCTATACACACTTCATTTTATACTTATTCAGTCAATCTCTCACCTTGGGTTTTGCTGGCACCACCAGAACAACGTTTTCAATTCTAATGCCAAACAAGCCGTCCTCATAGTACCCAGGTtctgaggaaaggaaggagacaagttcaggtgtgtgtgagagagaaacagagagacggaaagaaacagagagagagaaatagttaaactgtctgtgtgtttgtgtatgcatgcatgatagtaagtgtgtgtgtgtatgcgtgcctgcatgtctgtgtgtgtgtgcatgcatgtacgTGAGTGTGTGTACGTCCCCACCATCGCTGACAATCATGCCTGCCTCCAGGGGCTCGTCTGCGAAGGTCTTGTAGGAGATCCCACAGGGTCCCTCGTGGACATTGAGGAAACATCCCACCCCGTGGCCTGTACCATGAAGGTAGTCCAGCCCAGACTCCCACAGCGCCTGGCGGGCAAACGAGTCCAGCAGGTGGCCTAAGGGACAAGGGGGGAGTGGAGGTTTACATTTCACATATTAGTCATTTAAAAACAAACACTGGCAACATTGAGTACTCCACACACAAGGTCTCACCTTTGGTTCCGTTGGGGAAAATGGCAGCGCTGACGGCTATATGTCCCTTCAGAACATAGGTGAAGGTTTCCTGAGATATAGAGAGAAAATCTATAGGTCACTGAACATACCACTGGGACTTTCCTTCTGTCATACGCTGTAGCAGGTCATGAGAGGAGAGGCCATATGGATAACTGTTACCTTCTCGTAAGCAGAGGGGGATCCAAAGTGCATGGTGCGGGTGACGTCTGTTGTTCCATCACTAGAAAACACCAGAACCACAATTTATTAGAACAATATGTTTTATTTGTAACGTGCTTTTCTTATGTGTCACATTATTACGCATTACATGATTTGGTGAATGTGTAGCATTATTACATGTAGGATTATGTGCAGCATTATTACATGTGGGATTATGTGCAGCATTATTACATGTAGGATTATGTGCAGCATTATTACATGTGGGATTATGTGTAGCATTATTACATGTGGGATTATGTGTAGCATTATTACATGTGGGATTATGTGTGGCATTATTACGTGTAGGATTATGTGTAGCATTATTACATGTGGGATTATGTGCAGCATTATTACATGGAGGATTATGTGCAGCATTATTACATGGAGGATTATGTGCAGCATTATTACATGTAGGATTATGTGCAGCATTATTACATGTGGGATCATGTGCAGCATTATTACATGTGGGATCATGTGCAGCATTATTACATGTGGGATTATGTGCAGCATTATTACATGTGGGATTATGTGCAGCATTATTACATGTGGGATTATGTGCAGCATTATTACATGTGGGATTATGTGCAGCATTATTACATGTAGGATTATATACACCATTATTACATGTAGGATTATATACACCATTATTACATGTAGGATAATATACACCATTATTACATGTAGGATTATGTGCACCATTATTACATGGAGGATTATGTGCAGCATTATTACATGTAGGATTATGTGCAGCATTATTACATGTAGGATTATGTGCAGCATTATTACATGTGGGATTATGTGCAGCATTATTACATGTAGGATTATTGCTTACATATACTGGGCTCCCGAGTCGAGGAGGTAGATTTCGTTTAGAGAGAGAGTTCTGTTGGTTTCAGGGAGGGGTCTATAGGACAACAGAAATAAGTACataaatacaaaataagttaTTGATTATAACAACTCTACATTAATTACAGTGTAATAAAGTTGTACAATAAACAAAGGTACCTGTAATGAATGATTGCTCCGTTTGGTCCAACACTGGAAATGGATGGGAAGCTGAGTCCGACAAAGTCTTTCTGTTGGCTGAAACCACATGAATATTTATTTATgtgtatttaagcaataaggactgagggggtgtggtatatggccaatataccacggctgtgggctgttcttaggcacaacgcaTCAGAGTTGAAGTAGGTACATACAGTTCCTAATTGTTTCAATAGAGGGAGTTAAAATGCTAAATATCCCTCTCATGCAAAAAcctctgactcactgggaatatCTCAATTACATACTCCTTGcgtcctctctactctctgtctccttctcaaaacccattggatgagaatgccagaggtccctcccctctgaccttctcctccaatgtgtttggagaaagagatgagaggtGTATGCAATTGTCCTATTGCCTTGTGCTTCAGAAAAGATTTTTCACAGTGTAGTGACTGCATGGAACCTATAAAATCTCAATCTAAGGTCCAGGATAATAAGTGAAGTTGGAGAGAAAACGTCACAGATGTTGTTATTGTACGGTTGAAGTGAAAAGTAGAACCCCACCTGCGTAACTCCTCGGCCTTATCTGCTGCGGAGATCTCAGTCACTGTGCCTTTTGGAATCTAGAAAACCACAACCACACAGTACATGACACGTAGTCATTACAACACTCACAGCCAAAAAGTCTGCCATCATAAAACTGTAATACGACTTTCAGCTACAAAACTACTGGAAATGACATTTTAAAAGTACATATAAAGTACCTCTTTTTCCAACCAAGCGAAGAGCTCACAAAGGGCGACAGCATCCTTGATCTGTGGTTGAGGAGAAAAAGTCAAACATGATCAATGGCTGGTTGATGATACAATTATGGTGATTTTATGGTGTCTAAAATCCAATTAAATAATTGTAAGGGTCAAAAGGTCAAAGGTAACTACATGGGCAATTTTCATCCCTTGAATCTCGGTGGCGTTCTTGACAGCTTTGGCGAGGCAGAGATGAGTGTAGGGGATAGGAGACCGGTGGGCCTGTGGACAAAACAGAAAAACAAAGCAATGAATTAGTAGGTACCTGATGCTACACATATCATTTTACTAAATAGGCctacatgtaaactcagcaaaaaaagaaacgtccctttttcagaaccccgtctttcaaagataattcgtaaaaatccaaataacttcacagatcttcaatgtaaagggtttaaacactgtttcccatgcttgttcaatgaaccataaacaattaatgaacatgcacctgtggaacggtcgttaagacactaacagcttacagacggtaggcaattaaggtcacagttatgaaaacttagggcactaaaaaggcctttctactgactctgaaaaacaccaaaagaaagatgcccagggtccctgctcatctgcatgaatgtgccttaggcatgctgcaaggaagcatgaggactgcagatgtggccagggcaataaattgcaatgtccgtactgtgagacgcctaagacagcactacagggagacaggacggacagctgatcgtgtAACAAcagctgcacaggatcggtaaatccaaacatcacacctccgggacaggtacaggatggcaacaacaactgcccgagttacaccaggaacgcacaatcccttcatcagtgctcagactgtccgcaataggctgagagaggctgggcttgtaggcctgttgtaaggcaggtcctcaccagacaccaccggcaacaacgtcgcctatgggcacaaacctaccgtcgctggaccagacaggactggcaaaaagtgctcttcactgacaagtcgcggttgtCTCAcgaggggtgatggtcggattcgtgtttatcgtcgaaggaatgagcgttacaccgaggcctgtactctggagcgggattgatttggaggtggagggtccgtcatggtctggggcggtgcgtCACAGCATAATCggattgagcttgttgtcattgcaggcaatctcaacgctgtgcgtttcagagaagacatcctcctccctcatgtggtacccttcctgcaggctcgtcctgacatgaccctccagcatgacaatgccaccagccatactgctcattctgtgcgtgatttcctgcaagacaggaatgtcagtgttctgccatggccagcgaagagcctggatctcaatcccattgagcacgtctgagacctgttggattggagggtgagggctagggccatttcccccccagaaatgtccgggaacttgcaggtgccttggtggaagagtagggtaacatctcacagtaagaactggcaaatctggtgcagtccatgaggaggagatgcactgcagtacttaatgcagctggtggccacatcagatactgactgttacttttgattttgaccccccccctttgttcatgaACACATTataccatttctgttagtcacatgtttctgtggaacttgttcagtttatgtcccagttgttgaatcttgttatgttcacacaaatatttacacgttaagttaaataaacgcagttgacagtgagaggacatttctttttttgctgagtttattaacaAACGTACTTTACATTGTTTGGGGGTAACTCATCCCCATCATTATACCAATGTGATACAGCTATGCACAGTGGTCATTTTGTGCCTGACTACACAGTTGTACTCTCGCACCTTGGGAATAACCTGCATGAGCACCCACTACAGCCATTTTGTGTCAGACATTACACAGTCGCACTCCCTCACCTTGGGGATGACCTGCGTGAGGGCGCAGCTGGCTTTGTCGCTGATCCACACCTTCTCCTTGGGCCCCAGCGAGGCACACACGGCCTGCAGCTCCGTGAACACAGACTCGTAGGGGGCGGTCTGGACGCTAAGCTCCGCCTTGGAGGGCGTGTCCAGCTGAAGGTGCTCCCTCACCGTCGGCACGGCCAGACGCTTGATGTCCACGAAGAGCCTAggtggggtcagaggtcagattcATGACCTACTTCTCATGGGAGATCAAAGCATGCTGCGCATTCTATACTGTGTCAGAGAAAGGACAGTCGGGAAAGAAAGTCAAGTGTTTTTATTTTAGATTAATTTGGGTGCTTTTAGGATCTTTTACCTGATTGTGTTCATTCCTACGATGGCGTACGCAAAGAAAACAGGGTTGTACTCGATGTCAGAGCCACGGAGGTTGAACAGCCCTGGGAAGagtaacacagttaacacactacTACTTTACACCTGTTTGGTGGATACGATTTTTCCTGTTCTCCTTCAACAAATTCAGTaatgtatgtaagcatttcaaatttgatttagatttttatgTACAGTAGTTTGAATCTTGTAAACAGCTATTTAAAAATGTGTCTCTCTGCTACAAATAAATTAGCTAGCactgtgttattattattatcataatcattattattatgaTCCTAATCATTATTATTAATATGATCCtaatcatcattattattattaataattgtATTATGATGATGAGGTTACCCTCCTCACCCTCTAGGGAAGAAGCCCAGACAAACCCCCTCATTTAGACACACTAGTCTAAAAGTGACTGGACGACTGCAATCAACATCAACATTGTCCTCCCTAATTAACACAAACACTCTGGCCAGCCAATCAGCTCTGAGAGCTCTATATGCTCGTTATGGCCAGCTAACGAGGTGCTCAGACAGGCATCTACAGGGACACCCATACAGCCTCAGGGTTCTTGGGTCGTGATCAGGGGGTGTCGTGTCTACCTCACAGGGTTATGCAACGTAACTGTTTGGTGAGGTCATTCAATAAAGTGCATCAACCCTGGTCCTGTAGGTCTACTGGTTGGGCagacttttgttccagcccagcactaacacacctgattcaacccATCAACTACTCTTCAATCAAGACATTTgattaggctgtcattgtaaataataatttgctcttaactgacttgcctagtaaaaaaaaaaaaaaaatgttgaatcaggtgtgctagtgcTGGGTTGGAACGAAAGCCTGTGCACCCTGTAACTCAACATGACCAGGGTTAGTGAGTTGGTGTTATTTTATGTGGTAATTCCAACGACTGTTAAGGGTGAATTATATAGGAAAAATGTCTCTGTGCTGTGTTATAGTAACTATATCAGTATAAAGGGAATCATACATGCAATCTCATCCAGCGCCGTGGCAACGAACCAGGAGATCTTCCTCTCGGCCATCTTGGATCTCAGAGCGGTCATCTTGTCTTGCCACGTCAGACCTGGAACAGAGGAGGACCTGGATTAACTGTGAACCAATGATGAGGAAGATGTCATCATGCCATCGTCACTGTTGAACAAAATGCTTTCTGTATCAAAAACATTGTACACACATGTACAGCTACTACCTTTCAACCAATCACAAGATAGGATACATAACACCTCTAGAATGTTGAATAGGTCAATAATGGCTCCAAGCGGTACTACCGACCCGTGAACCCCAGGCCCAGGGTGAGGAGCTGAGTGGAGGGTCTGGTTGGACGGTCCATCCAGATGGCATCTATCAGGTT from Salvelinus alpinus chromosome 2, SLU_Salpinus.1, whole genome shotgun sequence carries:
- the xpnpep1 gene encoding xaa-Pro aminopeptidase 1 isoform X1 yields the protein MGSDVAMSPKITVELLRQLRQAMRNTKYIAEPIQAYIVPSGDAHQSEYIAPCDCRREFICGFNGSAGTAIVTEKHAAMWTDGRYFLQASQQMDNNWTLMKMGLKETLSQEDWLISVLPDNSTVGVDPWIIAADQWKNMSKALASAGHSLVAVQDNLIDAIWMDRPTRPSTQLLTLGLGFTGLTWQDKMTALRSKMAERKISWFVATALDEIAWLFNLRGSDIEYNPVFFAYAIVGMNTIRLFVDIKRLAVPTVREHLQLDTPSKAELSVQTAPYESVFTELQAVCASLGPKEKVWISDKASCALTQVIPKAHRSPIPYTHLCLAKAVKNATEIQGMKIAHIKDAVALCELFAWLEKEIPKGTVTEISAADKAEELRSQQKDFVGLSFPSISSVGPNGAIIHYRPLPETNRTLSLNEIYLLDSGAQYIDGTTDVTRTMHFGSPSAYEKETFTYVLKGHIAVSAAIFPNGTKGHLLDSFARQALWESGLDYLHGTGHGVGCFLNVHEGPCGISYKTFADEPLEAGMIVSDEPGYYEDGLFGIRIENVVLVVPAKPKYNYRNKGSLTFEPLTLVPIQAKMVNTDLLTQKERDWVNEYHRQCRETIGAELERQGRKEAMDWLIRETQPIA
- the xpnpep1 gene encoding xaa-Pro aminopeptidase 1 isoform X2: MSPKITVELLRQLRQAMRNTKYIAEPIQAYIVPSGDAHQSEYIAPCDCRREFICGFNGSAGTAIVTEKHAAMWTDGRYFLQASQQMDNNWTLMKMGLKETLSQEDWLISVLPDNSTVGVDPWIIAADQWKNMSKALASAGHSLVAVQDNLIDAIWMDRPTRPSTQLLTLGLGFTGLTWQDKMTALRSKMAERKISWFVATALDEIAWLFNLRGSDIEYNPVFFAYAIVGMNTIRLFVDIKRLAVPTVREHLQLDTPSKAELSVQTAPYESVFTELQAVCASLGPKEKVWISDKASCALTQVIPKAHRSPIPYTHLCLAKAVKNATEIQGMKIAHIKDAVALCELFAWLEKEIPKGTVTEISAADKAEELRSQQKDFVGLSFPSISSVGPNGAIIHYRPLPETNRTLSLNEIYLLDSGAQYIDGTTDVTRTMHFGSPSAYEKETFTYVLKGHIAVSAAIFPNGTKGHLLDSFARQALWESGLDYLHGTGHGVGCFLNVHEGPCGISYKTFADEPLEAGMIVSDEPGYYEDGLFGIRIENVVLVVPAKPKYNYRNKGSLTFEPLTLVPIQAKMVNTDLLTQKERDWVNEYHRQCRETIGAELERQGRKEAMDWLIRETQPIA